Proteins from a genomic interval of Nocardioides jishulii:
- a CDS encoding 50S ribosomal protein L25/general stress protein Ctc yields MSAEKLKAEKRTEFGKGAARRLRAAGQIPAVVYGHGNDPLHLALPGHATMMALRHGGANALLDVDIDGDHQLVLAKEVQVDPIRRVIEHVDLIVVVRGEKVTVEVPVLVVGEPGPDSLVVTDSSTIQVEAEATHLPEQIEVSVEGVTAGTQILASDIELPKGVTLAGDGDVLIVNVVAQATAAAHEAELAESPAGQAEAAAAEENPAE; encoded by the coding sequence ATGTCCGCTGAGAAGCTGAAGGCCGAGAAGCGCACCGAGTTCGGCAAGGGCGCCGCCCGCCGTCTGCGTGCCGCTGGCCAGATCCCCGCCGTCGTCTACGGCCACGGCAACGACCCGCTCCACCTGGCCCTGCCCGGCCACGCCACGATGATGGCCCTGCGCCACGGTGGCGCCAACGCCCTGCTCGACGTCGACATCGACGGCGACCACCAGCTGGTGCTGGCCAAGGAGGTCCAGGTCGACCCGATCCGTCGCGTCATCGAGCACGTCGACCTGATCGTCGTCGTCCGTGGCGAGAAGGTCACCGTCGAGGTGCCCGTCCTGGTCGTCGGTGAGCCCGGCCCCGACTCCCTCGTGGTCACCGACTCCTCGACCATCCAGGTCGAGGCCGAGGCCACCCACCTGCCCGAGCAGATCGAGGTCAGCGTCGAGGGCGTCACCGCCGGCACGCAGATCCTCGCCTCCGACATCGAGCTGCCGAAGGGCGTCACCCTCGCCGGCGACGGTGACGTGCTGATCGTCAACGTCGTCGCGCAGGCCACCGCTGCGGCCCACGAGGCCGAGCTGGCCGAGTCGCCCGCCGGCCAGGCCGAGGCCGCTGCCGCCGAGGAGAACCCGGCCGAGTGA
- a CDS encoding glycosyltransferase family 2 protein, translated as MEAPLVSVVIPTRERPELVRRAIDSVFAQDHPGPIEVVVVFDQSAPDESLLRTAPGRSVRIVGNTRTPGLAGARNSGILSSGGAFVAFCDDDDWWKPAKLRRQLEAHAEELRRTGRAPDLVTTAMEVDYDGERTPRLAGTDRVTLSHLTHSRMAMLHSSALLFDRDALIHRIGLVDEQVPGSQNEDWDILLRSVKLGDIVHVDEPLVVVMWGAASFFTRTWDTKISSLHWMLEQHPEIGADRKGVGRVYGQIAFGEAGRPDRRAARRWAGRALRQDPLQWRAYVALLVATGVVSPGRVLDTLHRFGRGV; from the coding sequence ATGGAAGCGCCATTGGTCTCGGTGGTCATCCCGACCCGGGAACGTCCCGAGCTGGTGCGCAGGGCGATCGACTCGGTCTTCGCCCAGGACCACCCCGGGCCGATCGAGGTCGTGGTGGTCTTCGACCAGTCCGCGCCCGACGAGTCGCTGCTGCGTACGGCCCCGGGACGGTCGGTGCGGATCGTGGGCAACACGCGTACGCCCGGCCTCGCCGGCGCCCGCAACTCCGGCATCCTGTCCTCGGGCGGCGCGTTCGTCGCGTTCTGCGACGACGACGACTGGTGGAAGCCCGCCAAGCTGCGGCGCCAGCTCGAGGCCCACGCCGAGGAGCTGCGACGCACCGGTCGTGCGCCCGACCTGGTCACCACCGCGATGGAGGTCGACTACGACGGCGAACGCACCCCGCGCCTGGCCGGCACCGACCGGGTGACGTTGTCGCACCTCACCCACTCGCGGATGGCGATGCTGCACTCCTCGGCGCTGCTCTTCGACCGCGACGCCCTGATCCACCGCATCGGCCTGGTGGACGAGCAGGTCCCGGGCAGCCAGAACGAGGACTGGGACATCCTGCTGCGCTCGGTGAAGCTCGGCGACATCGTGCACGTCGACGAACCGCTGGTCGTCGTGATGTGGGGGGCTGCCTCCTTCTTCACCCGCACCTGGGACACCAAGATCTCCTCGCTGCACTGGATGCTCGAGCAGCATCCCGAGATCGGGGCCGACCGCAAGGGCGTGGGCCGCGTCTACGGCCAGATCGCCTTCGGCGAGGCCGGGCGGCCGGACCGTCGCGCGGCCCGTCGATGGGCCGGGCGGGCGCTGCGCCAGGATCCGCTCCAGTGGCGCGCCTACGTCGCGCTGCTGGTCGCCACGGGGGTGGTCTCCCCCGGCCGGGTGCTCGACACGCTCCACCGATTCGGCCGCGGCGTCTGA
- a CDS encoding sugar transferase, protein MALVALLVSASADVVLGVIACSLVVRFWSGPTDLVRPGLPRLSRVLHDAGAPFFLAAAMVTVGLWGRPELVASAWIALAGMGVTALAVLARHLVPTPQRVVVVGSAVDVAEAATRWAGSREVTVVGGLVIDAAELGVARPSTSLVKGFLDLSKEIDADELIGTDPDMVLVVPGPGIDPECLRRIGWALEGTRTALAVQSQLDGIAPHRVEHTSYAGATIMRISSSRPAALPLALKGALDRLVGAVLLLLAGPLLGVLVMAIRITSDGPGIFRQVRVGKDGSLFVMYKLRTMATTAEADKAALMAANEGSGVLFKMSDDPRVTPLGRVLRRFSVDELPQLVNVIKGEMSLVGPRPALPEEVAQYSSLERRRLASKPGLTGLWQVSGRSDLTWEESVRLDNHYTENWRLTDDVTILARTVNAVLGSRGAY, encoded by the coding sequence ATGGCGCTGGTCGCCCTCCTGGTGTCGGCGTCCGCCGACGTCGTGCTGGGGGTGATCGCCTGCTCGCTGGTCGTCCGCTTCTGGTCGGGGCCCACCGACCTCGTGCGACCGGGCCTCCCGCGCCTGAGCCGTGTGCTGCACGACGCAGGGGCGCCGTTCTTCCTGGCCGCAGCGATGGTGACCGTCGGGCTCTGGGGTCGGCCCGAGCTGGTCGCCTCGGCCTGGATCGCCCTGGCCGGCATGGGCGTCACCGCCCTTGCCGTTCTGGCCCGGCACCTCGTCCCGACGCCCCAGCGGGTCGTCGTGGTCGGCTCGGCCGTCGACGTGGCGGAAGCCGCGACGCGATGGGCCGGCAGCCGTGAGGTCACCGTGGTCGGCGGCCTCGTCATCGACGCCGCGGAGCTCGGCGTGGCGCGCCCGAGCACCAGCCTGGTCAAGGGATTCCTCGACCTCTCGAAGGAGATCGACGCCGACGAGCTCATCGGGACCGACCCCGACATGGTTCTCGTCGTGCCGGGGCCGGGCATCGACCCTGAGTGCCTCCGCCGCATCGGGTGGGCGTTGGAGGGCACGCGCACGGCGCTGGCCGTGCAGTCCCAGCTCGACGGCATTGCACCGCACCGCGTCGAGCACACCTCGTACGCGGGGGCGACGATCATGCGCATCAGCTCGAGCCGCCCGGCTGCCCTCCCGCTGGCCCTCAAGGGCGCGCTGGACCGCCTCGTCGGAGCGGTGCTCCTCCTGCTGGCCGGACCGCTCCTGGGGGTTCTGGTCATGGCGATCCGCATCACCTCCGACGGCCCTGGCATCTTCCGGCAGGTGCGCGTGGGCAAGGACGGCTCGCTCTTCGTGATGTACAAGCTGCGCACCATGGCGACGACTGCCGAGGCCGACAAGGCGGCCCTGATGGCCGCCAACGAGGGCAGCGGTGTGCTCTTCAAGATGAGCGACGACCCGCGGGTCACCCCGCTCGGCCGAGTGCTGCGCAGGTTCTCGGTCGACGAGCTGCCGCAGCTGGTCAACGTCATCAAGGGCGAGATGTCCTTGGTCGGCCCACGACCGGCCCTGCCGGAGGAGGTTGCGCAGTACTCCTCGCTCGAGCGTCGCCGCCTGGCCTCCAAGCCCGGCCTCACCGGGTTGTGGCAGGTCTCGGGGCGCTCCGACCTCACCTGGGAGGAGTCGGTCCGGCTCGACAACCACTACACCGAGAACTGGCGCCTCACCGACGACGTCACGATCCTCGCTCGCACCGTCAACGCGGTGCTCGGCTCCCGCGGAGCCTACTGA
- the pth gene encoding aminoacyl-tRNA hydrolase yields MSSEVWLVVGLGNPGPEYAGHRHNVGYMVNDVLAERMGSGFRAHKTGRADVVEGRLGAPGTPGPRVVLVRPKSYMNTTGGPVSAVAKFYGVEPDHVIAIHDELDIAFGTLRLKKGGGDNGHNGLRSMRASLGTGDFYRVRAGIGRPPGRQDVADFVLSNYSTAERKELPIQLVEAADAVESLITEGLEKAQSRFNS; encoded by the coding sequence ATGAGTTCTGAGGTGTGGCTGGTCGTCGGCCTGGGCAACCCCGGACCCGAGTACGCGGGTCACCGGCACAACGTCGGCTACATGGTCAACGACGTGCTGGCCGAGCGGATGGGATCGGGGTTCCGCGCCCACAAGACCGGTCGTGCCGACGTCGTCGAGGGCCGGCTCGGTGCCCCCGGGACGCCCGGGCCGCGGGTCGTGCTGGTGCGGCCCAAGAGCTACATGAACACCACCGGTGGTCCGGTCTCCGCCGTCGCGAAGTTCTACGGCGTCGAGCCCGACCACGTCATCGCGATCCACGACGAGCTCGACATCGCCTTCGGCACGCTGCGACTCAAGAAGGGCGGCGGCGACAACGGCCACAACGGTCTGCGCTCGATGCGCGCGTCGCTGGGCACCGGTGACTTCTACCGCGTACGCGCCGGCATCGGCCGCCCGCCCGGTCGTCAGGACGTCGCTGACTTCGTGCTGTCGAACTACTCCACGGCTGAGCGCAAGGAGCTCCCGATCCAGCTCGTGGAGGCCGCCGACGCGGTCGAGAGCCTCATCACCGAAGGCCTCGAGAAGGCCCAGTCCCGGTTCAATTCCTGA